In one window of Methanocorpusculum sp. DNA:
- a CDS encoding isopentenyl phosphate kinase produces the protein MSEPVIIKLGGSIVTKKSEDGIVDSAKIKLLAEQIAPFAGKFPLIIVHGAGSCGHPEAKAYDIPGGVTKANAAGIFVTHTAVSKLNRSVVASLREAGMEAVSLHPFGCCLAEDGRLVSAGVSQINEMLALGLVPVLHGDVVMDTKRGACIISGDQIVPYLAVNLGAKRVGIATDVGGVLSNGEVIPEINRTNVGKIDLGGSSSTDITGGMRGKINELLLLADEGIDSHIFAANRVADFLFGKNYGGTLVRK, from the coding sequence ATGAGTGAACCTGTCATCATCAAACTCGGCGGAAGCATCGTAACGAAAAAATCCGAAGACGGCATCGTCGATTCAGCAAAGATCAAACTCCTTGCTGAGCAGATCGCGCCGTTTGCCGGGAAATTCCCCCTCATCATCGTCCACGGGGCAGGTTCATGCGGCCATCCCGAGGCAAAAGCCTATGATATCCCGGGCGGGGTCACGAAAGCAAACGCCGCAGGTATTTTTGTTACGCACACGGCGGTTTCCAAGCTCAACCGCTCGGTCGTTGCCTCGCTTCGTGAAGCCGGCATGGAAGCCGTCTCTCTCCATCCGTTCGGCTGCTGTCTTGCAGAAGACGGACGACTCGTCTCTGCCGGCGTTTCGCAGATCAACGAAATGCTTGCACTCGGGCTCGTCCCGGTTCTGCACGGCGATGTGGTTATGGACACAAAACGCGGCGCCTGTATCATATCCGGCGATCAGATCGTTCCCTACCTTGCCGTCAACCTCGGCGCAAAACGTGTCGGCATCGCGACCGATGTCGGCGGCGTTCTTTCGAACGGCGAGGTGATCCCGGAGATCAACCGGACGAACGTCGGTAAAATCGATCTCGGCGGTTCGTCGAGCACCGACATAACCGGCGGCATGCGTGGAAAGATCAATGAACTTCTCCTTCTCGCCGATGAAGGAATCGACTCGCACATTTTCGCCGCGAACCGTGTGGCGGATTTCCTCTTTGGAAAAAATTACGGCGGGACCCTGGTAAGAAAATGA
- the fni gene encoding type 2 isopentenyl-diphosphate Delta-isomerase: MTPDKRTSSRKLDHLRLCSETDVTAGSAGFEDVILVHNALPECDLDRIDLSVDFLGRKLSSPLFISAMTGGHPDTKEVNRVLGSAAEKYGLAMGVGSQRAALENPDLADSFSVVRDAAPHAFLCGNLGAVQLVNHGMEWVDAAVDMIDADALCIHLNFLQEAIQPEGDHNATACLRAISQVCKEANVPIIVKETGCGISSEVAARLFDVGVSAVDTGGYGGTSWAKIEGARAQKRDAAGDKTLIGLGDSLITWGIPTAVSVFEVAKVSKGPVIATGGLKTGLDIAKGIVLGATLGGMALSLLDPALAGEEALGSAIDTIHTELSAAMFLCGAKDISSLSKVRYYLLGDIRQMIRT; this comes from the coding sequence ATGACCCCTGATAAACGTACATCATCAAGAAAACTGGATCATCTGCGTCTCTGCAGTGAAACCGACGTAACCGCCGGCAGTGCTGGATTTGAAGACGTCATTCTTGTACACAATGCATTACCCGAATGTGATCTTGACAGGATCGACCTCTCCGTCGATTTCCTTGGAAGAAAACTCTCCTCGCCCCTCTTCATCTCCGCAATGACCGGCGGTCACCCTGACACCAAAGAAGTGAACCGGGTCTTAGGGTCTGCTGCGGAAAAATACGGTCTTGCGATGGGTGTAGGTTCCCAGCGTGCGGCTCTCGAAAATCCCGATCTTGCTGATAGTTTCAGTGTTGTGAGAGACGCCGCACCGCATGCATTTCTGTGTGGAAATCTTGGTGCGGTTCAGCTGGTCAACCATGGTATGGAATGGGTCGATGCCGCGGTCGACATGATTGATGCCGATGCACTCTGTATTCACTTAAACTTTCTTCAGGAAGCCATCCAGCCGGAAGGCGACCACAATGCGACCGCATGCCTTCGCGCCATCTCACAGGTCTGTAAAGAAGCAAATGTTCCTATAATCGTAAAAGAGACCGGATGCGGTATTTCGTCAGAAGTTGCCGCCCGGCTTTTCGATGTCGGTGTTTCAGCTGTAGACACCGGCGGATACGGCGGTACGTCGTGGGCAAAGATCGAGGGTGCCCGTGCACAGAAACGGGATGCTGCCGGTGATAAGACCCTGATCGGGTTGGGGGATTCTCTCATAACATGGGGAATACCTACCGCGGTCAGCGTTTTTGAGGTAGCGAAGGTGAGTAAAGGGCCGGTCATTGCTACAGGCGGGTTGAAGACCGGTCTCGATATTGCAAAAGGGATCGTGCTAGGTGCAACGCTTGGAGGGATGGCTTTATCCCTCCTTGACCCGGCTCTTGCCGGCGAAGAAGCCTTGGGATCTGCAATAGACACAATTCACACGGAACTCTCTGCTGCAATGTTCCTCTGCGGGGCAAAAGATATTTCCTCCCTTTCCAAGGTCAGGTATTACCTCTTAGGGGACATCAGGCAGATGATTCGGACATAA
- a CDS encoding RNase J family beta-CASP ribonuclease has translation MVDIEVIAVGGYNEVGRNMTAVRVGKEIVIFDIGLYLDPITGSNNVDMENMHSLDLIQMGAIPDDTVMNSVEGTVKAIVCTHGHLDHIGAIQKLAHRYNCPIISTPYTNELIKQQIEGERKFTVMNKTFALKAGGKYTISQTLTLEFIRVQHSIIDSVMAVLHTPVGCVVYANDFKFDMTPVIGEAPDLARMREIGKQGVKVLIVESLNLDDRGYSPSEQVARLRVRDAIMRCEDDKNAVIVSTFASQIARIKTITECAREIDRIPVLLGRSMERYNTTAEVLKQVAFPQGTSIYGNRKTTDRMLRRVLKEGKDKFLLVATGHQGEPGSMLSRIALNETPLKIEKGDKVLFSANIIPTPTNYAQRAEVDRLLIRQGARIFDGLHVTGHAYYQEHYDLLSMLNPEHIIPSHGPFSMKAGHVTLGSEFGYALNKEIHIMQNGDRLVLPK, from the coding sequence ATGGTAGACATAGAAGTTATAGCCGTTGGCGGATACAACGAGGTCGGGAGAAACATGACCGCGGTCCGTGTCGGCAAAGAAATCGTCATTTTTGACATTGGATTATATCTGGACCCGATAACGGGCAGCAACAACGTGGATATGGAGAATATGCACTCTCTGGATCTTATCCAGATGGGCGCCATTCCCGATGACACGGTAATGAACTCGGTCGAAGGGACCGTAAAAGCGATCGTATGTACGCACGGTCACCTTGACCACATCGGTGCGATCCAGAAACTCGCTCACCGGTATAACTGCCCGATCATCTCGACACCCTACACGAACGAGCTGATCAAACAGCAGATCGAAGGCGAACGCAAATTCACGGTGATGAACAAGACCTTTGCGCTCAAAGCAGGCGGAAAATATACCATTTCCCAGACCCTGACCTTAGAGTTCATCCGAGTTCAGCACAGTATCATCGATTCGGTAATGGCAGTTCTCCATACCCCGGTCGGCTGCGTCGTGTATGCAAACGATTTCAAGTTCGATATGACGCCGGTGATCGGCGAAGCTCCCGACCTCGCCCGTATGCGTGAGATCGGCAAACAAGGCGTCAAGGTCCTGATCGTTGAATCCCTGAACCTTGATGACCGCGGATACTCTCCAAGCGAACAGGTTGCCCGTCTTCGGGTCCGTGACGCGATCATGCGGTGTGAGGACGATAAAAATGCCGTCATTGTCTCTACGTTCGCTTCGCAGATCGCGAGGATCAAGACCATCACCGAGTGTGCCCGTGAGATCGATCGGATCCCGGTCCTTCTCGGACGCAGTATGGAGAGGTACAACACCACTGCCGAGGTCCTGAAGCAGGTCGCCTTCCCGCAGGGGACAAGTATCTACGGAAACAGAAAAACCACTGACCGTATGCTCCGCCGCGTTCTCAAAGAAGGCAAGGACAAGTTCCTTCTCGTTGCGACCGGTCACCAGGGTGAACCAGGATCCATGCTTTCCCGGATCGCATTAAATGAGACCCCTCTCAAAATCGAGAAGGGCGACAAGGTCCTGTTCTCGGCAAACATCATCCCGACGCCGACCAACTATGCCCAGCGTGCCGAGGTCGACCGCCTTCTGATCCGGCAGGGTGCCCGGATCTTCGACGGACTCCACGTTACGGGTCACGCCTACTATCAGGAGCATTACGATCTCCTTTCCATGCTGAATCCAGAACACATCATCCCGTCCCACGGTCCGTTCTCAATGAAAGCGGGTCATGTGACGCTTGGTTCTGAGTTTGGATACGCACTGAACAAAGAGATCCACATTATGCAGAATGGAGACCGCCTGGTCCTTCCCAAATGA
- a CDS encoding polyprenyl synthetase family protein: MKLDEYLKTVAAKVNMEADEYSKAVDTTLQKAASHLLVGGGKRLRPALVLLSADAVRSGASEDIFQAALALEWTHTFTLVHDDIMDGDSLRRGRPTVHVVWNEATAILAGDVLYANAFEHLCCVKKATAESKVIAVQMLAHSCHELCEGQQEDVSFETRSDVTLEEYLSMVRKKTGVLYAAAAGIGAALAGGDIKQISALYTLGLNTGIAFQIQDDIIDLLAPSEVSGKDQGSDLRENKQTILAILARDGGIDLSAYHKPDLSKEEIADAIRLLETSGVLDKARGIAEKLITDSKAGLSVLPDSEAKTLILEMADFFIARGY, encoded by the coding sequence ATGAAACTTGATGAATATCTGAAAACTGTTGCCGCCAAAGTCAATATGGAGGCGGACGAGTATAGTAAAGCGGTCGACACGACCCTGCAGAAAGCAGCGTCCCATCTCCTTGTGGGGGGAGGAAAACGTCTTCGCCCGGCACTCGTGCTTCTCTCGGCAGACGCGGTCCGGAGTGGTGCGTCGGAAGATATTTTTCAGGCAGCCCTTGCGCTGGAATGGACACACACCTTCACCCTAGTCCATGATGATATCATGGATGGGGATTCTCTCCGCCGCGGCAGACCGACGGTCCATGTTGTTTGGAACGAAGCTACCGCAATTTTGGCGGGCGATGTTCTGTATGCGAATGCATTTGAACATCTCTGCTGTGTGAAAAAAGCGACGGCAGAATCCAAAGTCATCGCCGTCCAGATGCTTGCCCACTCCTGTCATGAACTCTGCGAAGGTCAGCAGGAGGATGTATCCTTCGAGACGAGATCGGATGTGACCCTGGAAGAATACCTCTCAATGGTCCGGAAAAAGACCGGTGTCCTCTATGCGGCCGCCGCCGGGATCGGGGCAGCCCTTGCAGGTGGAGATATCAAGCAGATCTCTGCTCTGTATACACTCGGTCTTAACACCGGTATCGCATTCCAGATCCAGGATGATATCATCGATCTTCTCGCGCCATCTGAAGTCTCCGGCAAAGATCAGGGCTCTGATCTCCGGGAAAACAAACAGACCATCCTTGCGATCCTTGCCCGCGACGGAGGCATCGACCTCTCCGCTTACCATAAGCCTGACCTTTCGAAAGAGGAGATCGCCGATGCGATCCGTCTTCTTGAGACGTCCGGTGTTCTGGACAAAGCCCGCGGCATTGCCGAAAAACTCATCACGGACTCCAAAGCCGGCCTCTCTGTCCTTCCGGATTCGGAAGCAAAGACGCTGATCCTGGAGATGGCGGACTTCTTCATTGCAAGAGGCTACTAA
- a CDS encoding TIGR00300 family protein: protein MKFSREIELRGHIVDSGILAKVMDTVVEYNGDFETEEFTLGRLKTDPSYARMQISAETPEQLSTLISELRRLGVLVSGEAEVELVSVIKAKVAPEEFYSTTNHPTYVHYQDIWISVDNMKMDALISVDTKNMTAKCVVQGKLLPGDTVVVGEEGVRVDFPERPREIGVFEFMGGNVSSERPSRTIISRIAKELLWVKSTGKKVALVGGPAIVHTGAGDAVASMIREGYLDVIFAGNALATHDLESSIFGTSLGMNLATGELVSGGHRHHLYTINKIMNAGSIRAAVESGLVTRGIMYECIKNDVPFVLAGSIRDDGPLPDVIQNVMESQDAMRRHIPELGMVLMVATLLHSVAVGNLLPSHVKTICVDINPASVTKLMDRGTSQAIGLISDAGTFMPLLLEELRNQSKR from the coding sequence ATGAAGTTTTCGCGGGAAATTGAACTTCGGGGCCACATTGTAGATTCCGGCATCCTTGCCAAGGTCATGGATACCGTCGTCGAATACAATGGTGATTTTGAAACGGAAGAGTTCACATTAGGCCGACTGAAGACGGATCCAAGTTATGCCAGGATGCAGATATCTGCAGAGACCCCGGAGCAGCTGAGCACGCTGATAAGCGAGCTTCGCCGTTTAGGTGTCCTTGTATCCGGAGAAGCGGAAGTAGAGCTCGTCTCGGTCATAAAAGCAAAGGTCGCACCGGAAGAGTTCTACTCTACGACCAATCACCCGACCTATGTCCATTATCAGGACATCTGGATTTCAGTTGACAATATGAAAATGGATGCCCTGATCTCGGTCGATACGAAAAATATGACGGCAAAATGTGTCGTGCAGGGCAAACTTCTGCCCGGAGACACCGTCGTCGTCGGCGAAGAAGGCGTGCGGGTCGACTTCCCTGAGCGTCCGCGTGAGATCGGCGTTTTCGAGTTTATGGGCGGCAATGTCTCCTCTGAGAGACCCAGCCGAACCATCATCAGCCGGATCGCAAAAGAGCTCCTCTGGGTCAAATCCACCGGGAAAAAAGTCGCTCTCGTCGGCGGACCCGCGATCGTCCACACCGGGGCAGGGGACGCGGTGGCCTCGATGATCCGTGAAGGATATCTGGATGTCATCTTTGCCGGCAACGCTCTTGCGACGCACGACCTTGAGAGCAGCATCTTTGGCACATCGCTTGGGATGAACCTTGCGACCGGCGAACTCGTGAGCGGAGGACACCGACATCACCTCTATACCATCAATAAGATCATGAACGCCGGCTCGATCCGTGCCGCCGTCGAATCGGGACTCGTTACCCGCGGGATCATGTATGAATGTATCAAAAACGATGTGCCCTTTGTGCTTGCCGGCTCGATCCGTGATGACGGTCCCCTGCCTGACGTTATCCAGAACGTCATGGAGTCCCAGGATGCCATGCGCCGGCATATCCCCGAGTTAGGGATGGTTTTGATGGTGGCAACCCTCCTGCACTCCGTTGCGGTCGGAAATCTGCTCCCCTCTCATGTCAAAACCATCTGCGTGGATATTAATCCTGCGTCCGTCACAAAACTTATGGACCGCGGGACCTCTCAGGCAATCGGGCTGATCAGCGATGCCGGAACGTTTATGCCGCTCCTTTTAGAAGAGTTGAGAAATCAGTCGAAACGCTGA
- a CDS encoding cache domain-containing protein — protein MKQHTVVMIGIIGILLFFIFTSGCITAENTAELEPISAEQISDMNTTLYPLVYMISKEMEQTCCLVWNTARELDGVSVDDPAVDLALLKLRRDVPYSYEATLFDTNEILIASTEDLGKTMEIGVSRATNHYTEEDFKAAGSQCIVSGYSRLLNGDNGVTITTAVYDTEGNYNGTLRVGINTWDLFSGINEYLRTSYGYTIWVTENNGLQIYDQDTEEIGRNILTDALYQSSSTQYAAKTICENPSGNVSYFFYDTSWVNLVQTNAVWNTVYPGYGMEWRMVITDNALTKTTNETTNTPTTEELKAFVEKAYVYAQKVGKEQALAAFNDPNGEFIDGEMYIFAYDMDGEVLALPYQPGLVGSNRWFMEDANGVKAVQRVIARSEQGGGYVCYLYPNPDHNYAQEYKLSYVMQVDDSWLIGSGIYIQDNPLSQAQYIDWTEREHLTYQVRNMKYLAQAEGIESVIDMIKDPESELHIPGLYPFAVTENGTDLADALNPEMTGTDQLGITNSFGMSITREIISLAQAGGGVMYGLVEIPPTNEEEHVMIYVEPADASTYVGSLIILG, from the coding sequence ATGAAACAACATACAGTTGTGATGATCGGAATTATCGGTATATTGCTCTTTTTCATTTTTACCTCGGGGTGCATTACCGCAGAAAACACCGCTGAACTGGAACCGATTTCTGCTGAACAGATCAGCGATATGAATACTACGCTCTATCCGCTGGTCTATATGATCAGCAAAGAGATGGAGCAGACATGCTGTTTAGTATGGAATACCGCTCGGGAACTTGACGGCGTGTCGGTCGATGACCCCGCGGTCGACCTTGCCCTGCTCAAACTGAGACGCGATGTCCCGTACTCGTATGAGGCAACACTGTTCGACACAAATGAGATACTCATCGCCTCAACTGAGGACCTGGGTAAAACCATGGAGATCGGCGTCAGCAGGGCAACGAACCATTATACCGAAGAGGATTTCAAAGCTGCCGGATCACAGTGTATCGTATCAGGATATTCACGTTTACTTAACGGAGATAACGGCGTTACGATCACCACTGCAGTGTACGATACTGAGGGAAACTATAACGGAACGCTGCGAGTCGGGATCAATACATGGGATCTCTTCTCAGGGATCAATGAATATCTGAGAACCTCATACGGCTACACGATATGGGTGACCGAAAACAACGGGCTTCAGATATATGATCAGGACACAGAAGAGATCGGCCGCAACATACTCACCGATGCTCTTTATCAAAGCAGTTCCACCCAGTACGCAGCGAAAACCATCTGCGAAAATCCGTCGGGAAATGTCTCGTACTTTTTCTATGATACTTCGTGGGTAAATCTCGTCCAGACCAATGCGGTATGGAACACGGTGTATCCAGGATACGGCATGGAATGGCGGATGGTTATTACCGACAATGCTCTAACGAAGACCACAAACGAAACCACGAACACACCGACCACTGAGGAGCTGAAAGCCTTTGTCGAGAAGGCGTATGTGTATGCCCAGAAGGTGGGAAAAGAGCAGGCTCTTGCCGCATTCAATGATCCAAACGGCGAGTTCATTGACGGCGAGATGTATATATTCGCCTATGATATGGATGGGGAGGTACTGGCGCTTCCTTACCAGCCAGGTCTTGTTGGGAGCAATCGATGGTTCATGGAGGACGCGAACGGAGTAAAGGCAGTGCAGAGAGTTATCGCGAGATCCGAGCAGGGCGGAGGATATGTTTGTTATCTGTATCCAAACCCGGATCACAACTATGCTCAGGAGTATAAACTGTCCTATGTAATGCAGGTGGATGATTCCTGGCTCATCGGCTCGGGCATATATATCCAGGACAACCCCTTATCTCAGGCTCAATATATTGACTGGACCGAGCGGGAGCATCTGACGTATCAGGTGCGAAACATGAAATATCTGGCACAAGCCGAAGGGATCGAGTCTGTCATAGACATGATCAAGGACCCGGAGAGTGAACTGCATATCCCTGGATTGTACCCGTTTGCGGTCACGGAAAACGGAACGGACCTTGCCGATGCGCTGAACCCGGAGATGACGGGTACAGATCAGCTGGGTATTACAAATTCATTTGGGATGTCGATAACACGCGAGATCATATCCCTTGCCCAGGCAGGCGGAGGAGTAATGTACGGTCTTGTGGAGATCCCACCCACTAACGAAGAAGAACATGTAATGATCTACGTCGAACCGGCAGACGCCTCTACCTATGTCGGCAGTCTGATCATTCTAGGGTGA
- a CDS encoding cache domain-containing protein → MIRHAFSKIVFIIIVLLFISASGCINFIPETENLEPVTDEYYTEMDTVLYPYIQTIDDEMKTMTATVWNAARELDGVPADDPAVALALLKLKSEIPLSYEVGRVDTENILTAITGDVNNQQLIGTEIITTPYTEEELRVAGPDCLISEYVTFQNGDRGIKIIAPVYDAEGNFDGTLQAAFDVGYLFSGTVEKLRSEYGYTVWVTQDNGVVIYDEDTPQIGGDLTTQSSEYTPSFAEAAADILNNESGHASYIFYRPGSHIISQTNAVWETVDPGYGATWRVVLVDNLPLPHETTELTVTQEELKAFVSNAYIYANTEGKEKAIAAFNDPNGEFIDGELYIFAGDMNGTILSVPYQPALVGRNAWFTEDANGVKFVQRTIARAEQGGGYVLYLYTNPNQDYSRELKLSYVLPIDNEWYIGAGMYVHNTSFSHTVNVDWQTRNALIQQVRTMRYLAAVDGIPAVTEMMMDPNSEFQREGLYPFAVTGNGTILAFSQDPALVGTNQLGSVNSYGMSFVREGISLGEAGGGLMYTLAWDSVKQKEVFVLDYVEPVGNDTYFASYMILE, encoded by the coding sequence ATGATACGACATGCTTTTTCAAAGATAGTATTTATAATCATAGTTCTTCTTTTCATATCCGCCTCCGGATGCATAAATTTTATCCCGGAGACAGAAAATCTGGAACCGGTCACTGATGAGTATTATACAGAGATGGACACGGTCCTTTACCCATATATCCAGACCATAGATGACGAAATGAAGACGATGACCGCGACGGTGTGGAATGCGGCACGGGAACTGGACGGCGTGCCGGCAGATGACCCGGCGGTCGCTCTGGCTTTACTGAAACTCAAAAGTGAGATCCCTCTGTCCTATGAGGTCGGCAGAGTCGATACGGAAAATATCCTTACTGCCATTACTGGGGATGTGAATAACCAACAGCTCATCGGCACGGAAATAATAACCACCCCCTACACTGAAGAAGAACTAAGAGTTGCCGGCCCTGATTGTCTGATATCAGAGTATGTAACCTTCCAAAACGGTGACAGAGGAATCAAGATCATCGCACCGGTCTATGACGCAGAGGGGAATTTTGACGGGACCCTCCAGGCAGCTTTTGATGTAGGATATCTTTTCTCCGGAACGGTGGAGAAACTCAGGTCGGAATACGGGTATACCGTCTGGGTCACTCAGGACAACGGGGTCGTGATCTATGACGAGGACACGCCGCAAATCGGAGGTGACCTCACGACCCAGTCATCGGAATATACACCTTCATTTGCCGAGGCAGCTGCAGATATTCTCAACAACGAATCAGGGCATGCATCCTACATATTCTATAGACCGGGCTCACACATAATTTCCCAGACGAACGCCGTGTGGGAAACCGTAGATCCGGGATACGGAGCGACATGGCGAGTTGTGCTTGTCGACAATCTCCCGCTACCCCATGAAACCACTGAACTCACCGTTACCCAGGAAGAATTGAAAGCCTTCGTAAGTAATGCCTACATCTATGCCAATACAGAAGGAAAAGAAAAAGCCATTGCGGCGTTCAATGATCCAAACGGGGAGTTTATTGACGGTGAGTTGTATATATTTGCCGGAGATATGAATGGGACGATATTGTCGGTCCCGTATCAGCCGGCTCTCGTCGGGAGAAATGCCTGGTTCACCGAAGATGCAAACGGCGTAAAATTTGTTCAACGGACAATAGCTAGGGCAGAACAGGGAGGAGGATATGTCTTATATCTGTATACAAACCCGAATCAGGATTACTCAAGAGAGTTAAAGTTGTCCTATGTGCTGCCGATAGATAACGAGTGGTACATCGGTGCGGGAATGTATGTGCATAATACCTCGTTTTCCCATACGGTCAATGTTGACTGGCAGACCCGAAACGCTCTGATCCAGCAGGTTAGGACCATGCGGTATCTTGCAGCGGTCGACGGCATCCCCGCGGTTACTGAGATGATGATGGACCCGAATAGTGAATTCCAGAGAGAAGGACTCTACCCGTTTGCAGTCACCGGAAACGGGACGATCCTGGCCTTTTCCCAAGACCCGGCTCTGGTCGGAACCAATCAGCTCGGCAGTGTAAACTCATACGGCATGTCGTTTGTCCGGGAGGGAATATCGCTCGGGGAGGCCGGCGGCGGTCTGATGTATACACTTGCCTGGGACTCGGTAAAACAAAAAGAGGTGTTTGTTCTGGATTACGTTGAACCAGTGGGGAATGACACCTACTTTGCCAGTTATATGATTCTGGAGTAA
- a CDS encoding cache domain-containing protein: MIVCLILALILTTGCITTRQMGPLSDEKIAEMQSSLDTFVPSLEKQLNEIFILTNSTAGNLTGTNTDTPTLNQALLQLRRDIPAAYDVYVVSADNTFLAVISKQDKQDLIGKQAGISTSDADFTNTTNGCIITKPITFITGERGILIVAPIYDENGTYTASLRVSLNPAYLFAGPVSQLKKQEGYTIWAMQPDGVLIYDEDIQELDKNALTDPLYSETTVKNAMYQIAAEKQGNISYMFQNVGWTEYVQANAVWYTLMLPNDIEWRIVLCDNINTNINANTCEDARLTTKELQTFVEKAYLYARTHTKEEALRAFNDPQGEFIDGELYIFAYDMNGTTLALPYQQSMIGINRWSGEDIIGVKPVQRFIDRAKFGGGFVYYQYPNPNNAFITELKFSYIISVDDDWLIGAGIYPGTTSLNYSWEERDQLVTQVRNFQYLSTLLPQEDILQMINDPESGVQVEGLYPFALNPHGDILANAHDPSETGKNRLGYTNSYGMSPIREIISLGESGGGLMYTLVWDSVAEKEVYVLISVEPADEDIYYGSMMRLE, from the coding sequence ATGATAGTATGTCTGATCCTGGCGCTCATTTTAACCACTGGATGTATAACGACCCGACAGATGGGACCGCTCTCTGATGAAAAAATCGCCGAGATGCAGAGTTCATTAGATACGTTCGTCCCAAGCCTTGAAAAACAACTCAACGAAATCTTCATTCTCACAAACAGTACGGCAGGTAATCTTACGGGAACTAATACAGACACCCCCACATTAAACCAAGCATTATTACAACTTCGCCGCGACATCCCTGCCGCATATGACGTATATGTCGTCAGTGCAGACAACACCTTTCTTGCGGTTATCAGCAAACAGGATAAACAGGATCTTATTGGGAAACAGGCTGGAATCTCGACCAGCGATGCGGATTTCACCAATACGACGAACGGCTGCATTATCACAAAGCCCATCACATTTATCACCGGAGAAAGAGGTATTCTCATCGTTGCCCCGATCTATGACGAAAATGGCACATACACAGCGTCGCTTCGTGTCTCCCTGAACCCGGCCTATCTTTTTGCCGGGCCGGTATCTCAGCTGAAAAAGCAGGAAGGTTACACCATATGGGCAATGCAGCCGGACGGTGTACTGATCTATGACGAGGATATTCAGGAACTCGACAAAAACGCTCTGACCGACCCGCTGTACAGCGAAACAACGGTCAAAAATGCCATGTACCAGATCGCTGCAGAAAAACAAGGGAACATATCATACATGTTTCAAAACGTCGGATGGACCGAGTATGTTCAGGCAAATGCCGTTTGGTATACTTTAATGCTCCCAAACGACATTGAATGGAGAATCGTTCTCTGTGACAATATCAACACCAATATCAATGCCAATACCTGCGAAGATGCCCGGCTCACCACAAAAGAACTCCAGACATTTGTCGAGAAGGCATACTTGTACGCACGGACCCATACCAAAGAGGAGGCTTTGCGTGCATTCAATGATCCGCAGGGTGAGTTCATCGACGGAGAACTCTACATCTTTGCCTATGACATGAACGGGACGACCCTTGCCCTTCCATATCAACAGAGCATGATCGGAATAAATCGATGGAGCGGGGAAGACATCATCGGAGTAAAGCCTGTCCAGAGATTTATCGACAGAGCAAAGTTTGGAGGAGGGTTTGTGTATTACCAGTATCCAAACCCCAACAACGCCTTCATCACCGAATTAAAGTTTTCATATATTATATCCGTCGACGATGACTGGTTGATCGGAGCGGGAATATACCCGGGAACTACGTCCCTGAACTACAGTTGGGAGGAACGCGATCAGTTGGTCACCCAGGTGAGAAACTTCCAATATCTCTCCACCTTACTCCCTCAGGAAGATATTCTGCAGATGATCAATGATCCAGAGAGTGGGGTCCAGGTCGAAGGGCTCTATCCGTTTGCCCTGAATCCACATGGAGACATCCTCGCCAATGCCCATGACCCTTCTGAGACCGGAAAGAACCGGCTTGGATACACGAACTCTTACGGAATGTCGCCCATACGGGAGATCATCTCCCTGGGTGAATCCGGAGGAGGACTGATGTATACTCTTGTGTGGGACTCGGTCGCGGAAAAAGAGGTGTATGTACTCATTTCTGTAGAACCTGCAGATGAGGATATCTACTACGGAAGTATGATGCGTTTGGAGTAA